The following proteins come from a genomic window of Myroides odoratus DSM 2801:
- the hemE gene encoding uroporphyrinogen decarboxylase, translated as MIKNDLFLRALKGETVERPPVWMMRQAGRYLPEFRALRDKYDFFTRCRMPEIAAEITVQPIRIVKPDAAILFSDILVVPQAMNIDVEMRPGVGPWVPNPIRSAKDVEQVIIPNIEETLGYVMDAIKVTKEMLNDEVPLIGFAGSPWTIFCYAVEGKGSKSFDLAKGFCFSDPVAAHTLLQKITDTTILYLKEKVKAGVNAVQIFDSWGGMLSPVDYQEFSWKYINQIVEALAEITPVIVFGKGCWFALPEMAQSKASALGVDWTCSPQNARLFTGGEITLQGNFDPSRLMSPIPTIKKMVHEMIDAFGKDKYIVNLGHGILPHIPVDHAKAFIEAVKEYEHK; from the coding sequence ATGATTAAAAATGATTTATTCTTAAGAGCTTTAAAAGGAGAGACGGTGGAAAGACCACCCGTTTGGATGATGCGTCAAGCAGGTAGATACCTACCAGAATTCCGTGCTTTACGAGATAAATACGATTTTTTTACCCGTTGTAGAATGCCTGAAATAGCAGCTGAGATTACTGTACAGCCTATTCGTATTGTAAAACCAGATGCGGCCATTCTATTTTCTGATATTTTAGTTGTTCCACAAGCAATGAATATTGATGTGGAAATGAGACCAGGAGTAGGACCATGGGTACCAAATCCTATTCGTTCAGCAAAAGATGTGGAACAAGTTATCATTCCTAACATTGAAGAAACTTTAGGTTATGTGATGGATGCCATCAAAGTAACCAAAGAGATGTTGAACGATGAAGTGCCGTTGATCGGTTTTGCAGGTTCACCTTGGACGATTTTCTGCTATGCAGTTGAAGGAAAAGGCTCAAAAAGCTTTGATTTGGCTAAAGGATTCTGTTTTTCTGATCCTGTTGCAGCTCATACATTATTGCAAAAAATTACGGATACCACGATTTTATACTTAAAAGAAAAAGTAAAAGCTGGGGTAAACGCGGTTCAGATTTTTGATTCTTGGGGAGGAATGCTTTCTCCAGTTGATTATCAAGAATTTTCTTGGAAATACATCAATCAAATTGTAGAGGCGCTAGCAGAGATTACGCCTGTTATTGTATTTGGTAAAGGATGTTGGTTTGCCTTGCCAGAAATGGCGCAATCTAAAGCATCTGCTCTAGGTGTAGATTGGACTTGTAGCCCACAAAACGCACGTTTATTTACAGGGGGAGAGATTACACTACAAGGAAACTTTGATCCAAGTCGATTGATGTCGCCAATTCCAACCATTAAAAAAATGGTACACGAAATGATCGATGCTTTCGGAAAAGATAAATATATCGTGAACTTAGGGCATGGTATCTTACCTCATATCCCAGTAGATCACGCCAAAGCTTTTATTGAAGCGGTAAAAGAATACGAACACAAATAA
- the hemF gene encoding oxygen-dependent coproporphyrinogen oxidase: MKEKFYQYIQQLQDQITTRLEEVDGEAKFQQDLWERPGGGGGRTRVIEHGRVFEKGGVNISAVHGELPVAMQKYFNVGDVDFYACGLSLVIHPKSPMVPTVHANWRYFEMYDKQGQVVRSWFGGGQDLTPYYLFEEDAIHFHQVCKTACDQHDASFYPQYKKQCDDYFWNAHREEARGIGGLFFDRLEETTEKTTQQWYDFVTTVGNSFLEAYVPIVERRKKLDYTAEQRTWQEIRRGRYVEFNLVHDKGTLFGLKTNGRIESILMSLPPYVQWVYDHQPEAGSEEAKLLDVLAKPKDWLTVNG; this comes from the coding sequence ATGAAAGAAAAATTTTATCAATATATACAACAGCTTCAAGACCAAATCACAACTAGATTAGAAGAAGTGGATGGAGAAGCGAAATTCCAACAAGACTTATGGGAACGTCCCGGAGGTGGAGGTGGAAGAACGCGTGTCATTGAACATGGGCGTGTTTTTGAAAAAGGAGGAGTGAATATTTCTGCTGTACACGGGGAACTACCTGTTGCGATGCAAAAGTATTTCAATGTAGGGGATGTAGATTTTTACGCGTGTGGATTGAGTTTAGTTATCCATCCTAAAAGTCCGATGGTACCAACGGTTCACGCCAACTGGCGTTATTTTGAAATGTATGATAAACAAGGCCAAGTGGTGCGCTCTTGGTTTGGCGGAGGGCAAGATTTAACGCCTTATTATTTATTTGAAGAAGACGCCATCCATTTTCATCAGGTATGTAAAACCGCTTGTGATCAACACGATGCATCTTTTTATCCGCAGTATAAAAAACAATGCGACGACTATTTCTGGAATGCACACCGAGAAGAAGCTCGTGGAATTGGAGGATTGTTCTTCGATCGATTGGAAGAAACAACAGAAAAAACAACCCAACAGTGGTATGATTTTGTCACTACCGTAGGGAATAGTTTCTTAGAGGCATATGTACCAATTGTTGAAAGAAGAAAAAAACTAGATTATACTGCAGAACAACGCACTTGGCAAGAAATTCGAAGAGGACGTTATGTTGAATTTAATCTCGTTCACGATAAAGGCACGTTATTTGGTTTAAAAACCAATGGACGTATCGAATCCATTTTGATGAGTTTACCTCCCTATGTACAGTGGGTATATGACCATCAACCGGAAGCCGGAAGCGAAGAAGCAAAGTTACTAGACGTATTAGCCAAACCGAAAGATTGGTTGACAGTTAACGGTTGA
- a CDS encoding enoyl-CoA hydratase/isomerase family protein: protein MEYENILIETDDHISVITINRPTKLNALNKPTIEELHRALIQLEEDKAVRVVIITGSGEKAFVAGADIKEFSSFNVSEGSQLAAKGQELLFDYAQNYSKPIIAAVNGFALGGGLELAMACHFRVASTNAKMGLPEVTLGLIPGYGGTQRLPQLIGKGRAMELIMTADMINAEKALDYGLVNHVVEQAELLSFTKTIAQKISNNSSSAISKAIKSINANFRDGTNGYHEEIKHFGECFNTQDFTEGTTAFLEKRKPNFKG, encoded by the coding sequence ATGGAATATGAAAATATTTTAATTGAAACGGATGATCATATATCGGTTATCACGATTAACAGACCAACGAAATTAAACGCCTTAAACAAGCCTACTATTGAAGAATTACACCGCGCACTAATCCAATTAGAGGAAGACAAAGCTGTTCGCGTTGTGATTATCACAGGAAGTGGGGAAAAAGCTTTTGTTGCAGGTGCAGATATTAAAGAATTTTCAAGCTTTAACGTGAGCGAAGGCTCACAGTTAGCAGCAAAAGGACAAGAATTATTATTTGATTACGCTCAAAACTACTCCAAACCAATTATTGCAGCTGTAAATGGATTTGCTTTAGGTGGTGGATTAGAATTAGCCATGGCTTGTCACTTTAGAGTGGCTTCTACAAATGCTAAAATGGGATTACCAGAAGTAACTTTAGGTTTAATTCCAGGATATGGAGGAACACAACGTTTGCCGCAATTAATCGGTAAAGGACGTGCCATGGAATTAATTATGACTGCTGACATGATTAACGCAGAGAAAGCATTAGATTACGGGTTAGTAAACCACGTAGTTGAGCAAGCAGAGCTATTGTCTTTCACAAAAACAATTGCGCAAAAGATTTCAAATAATTCATCTTCGGCTATTTCTAAAGCAATCAAATCGATTAATGCAAACTTTAGAGATGGCACAAATGGATACCATGAAGAAATTAAACATTTTGGGGAGTGCTTCAATACACAAGATTTTACAGAAGGTACAACAGCTTTCTTAGAAAAGAGAAAACCAAATTTTAAAGGATAA
- the hemH gene encoding ferrochelatase: MKGILLVNLGSPKSPTPEDVKPYLDEFLMDKRVIDMPYLLRAFLVKGIILNTRPKKSAEAYQKVWLPEGSPLIVISQRQQKKLQQKIDLPIALAMRYGEPSIKTGLQELKDKGVTEVFMIPLYPQFAMATTETIEVLAEELRKKHFANISITSMPAFYNKQEYIDALAASIQAHLDENEWDHVLFSYHGVPERHIYKSDTTKSHCKIDGSCCNTPSVAHQHCYRHQCLETTKQVVEKLNIPEGKYTNTFQSRLGPDKWLQPPTDKTVNQLAENGIKHLAVVTPAFVADCLETLEEIGMEAHDEFLHHGGTSFKTIPCLNDNDAFIDALATWITSWEQTK, from the coding sequence ATGAAAGGGATACTACTTGTAAATTTAGGTTCGCCAAAATCTCCAACACCCGAGGATGTAAAACCTTATTTGGATGAATTTTTAATGGACAAAAGAGTCATTGATATGCCTTATTTACTACGAGCTTTCTTAGTAAAGGGAATTATCCTCAATACAAGACCAAAGAAATCAGCAGAAGCGTATCAAAAAGTATGGTTACCGGAAGGGTCTCCATTAATTGTTATTTCTCAGCGTCAGCAAAAAAAACTACAACAGAAGATTGACTTACCTATTGCCTTAGCGATGCGATATGGAGAGCCTTCAATCAAAACAGGTTTACAAGAGTTAAAAGACAAAGGAGTTACGGAGGTATTTATGATTCCTTTATATCCGCAATTTGCTATGGCTACGACTGAAACCATTGAGGTCTTAGCAGAAGAATTGCGCAAAAAACACTTTGCTAACATAAGTATCACTAGTATGCCTGCATTTTACAATAAACAGGAATACATTGATGCTTTAGCAGCTTCTATTCAAGCACATTTGGATGAAAACGAATGGGACCATGTCCTTTTCTCTTATCACGGCGTACCTGAACGTCACATCTACAAATCGGATACAACAAAATCACATTGTAAAATTGACGGTTCTTGCTGTAATACTCCTTCTGTAGCACATCAACATTGCTACAGACACCAATGTTTAGAAACAACCAAGCAAGTGGTTGAAAAACTCAATATTCCGGAAGGGAAGTATACCAATACGTTTCAGTCTCGACTAGGTCCTGATAAATGGTTACAACCACCAACAGATAAAACGGTGAATCAACTTGCTGAAAACGGGATTAAACACCTAGCAGTGGTTACACCTGCCTTTGTTGCGGATTGTTTAGAGACCTTGGAAGAAATCGGTATGGAAGCACATGACGAGTTCTTGCATCACGGCGGAACTTCTTTTAAAACAATTCCTTGCTTAAATGACAACGATGCTTTTATCGACGCCTTAGCGACTTGGATTACCTCTTGGGAACAAACTAAATAA
- a CDS encoding CopD family protein produces MAYLYLKALHVIFVVCWFAGLFYIVRLFVYYVEANAKPQLEQDILKKQYRIMTNRLWNIITWPAAILTLIFGISLFVVNPYLLQQPWMHVKLLFVVFLIAYHLKCHQFVKQINNNTLTKTSSFFRIWNEGATIILFSVVFLVFLKNAFNWIFGVVGLVGLAILLMIGIKLYKQIRQRKGNE; encoded by the coding sequence ATGGCCTACTTATATTTAAAAGCACTCCATGTTATTTTTGTTGTCTGTTGGTTTGCTGGTTTATTCTATATCGTTCGCCTCTTTGTATATTATGTAGAAGCGAATGCGAAACCACAACTGGAGCAAGACATCCTCAAGAAGCAATACCGCATCATGACGAATCGTTTATGGAATATCATCACCTGGCCCGCGGCTATTTTGACGTTGATTTTTGGTATCTCGCTTTTTGTAGTCAATCCTTATTTATTACAACAGCCTTGGATGCATGTCAAATTATTGTTTGTGGTTTTCTTGATTGCTTATCATCTGAAATGCCATCAATTTGTCAAGCAAATCAACAACAATACCCTAACCAAAACCTCCTCTTTCTTTCGCATTTGGAATGAAGGAGCAACAATTATTTTATTCTCTGTTGTTTTTTTAGTATTTTTAAAGAATGCTTTCAACTGGATATTTGGTGTAGTCGGACTAGTAGGTTTGGCTATATTATTAATGATAGGTATTAAGCTTTATAAACAAATTCGTCAACGCAAAGGAAATGAATGA
- the hemC gene encoding hydroxymethylbilane synthase, with translation MDRVIRIGTRDSELAMWQATTVEKALNALGYKTELVPVKSEGDLVLDKPLYEMGITGIFTKTLDVAMINKKVDIAVHSMKDVPTALPQGIVQAAVLQRANTVDILLHKGDTSFLDPAVEAIVATGSLRRKAQWLNRFPKHTLVDLRGNVNTRMQKLADNEAWKGAIFASAGLDRIKKKPKGFINLDWMIPAPAQGAMVVVAMADDSFALDALRQLNDYEAEMTTHIERQFLRTLEGGCTAPIGAIATYNQKEETIDFTGVLLSLDGKEKFEINKTVPIQEWKKLGFFAAQELLANGGQALMEKLRQELKR, from the coding sequence ATGGATAGAGTTATTCGTATCGGTACACGCGATAGCGAGCTTGCTATGTGGCAAGCAACAACAGTGGAGAAGGCATTAAATGCTTTAGGATATAAAACGGAATTAGTTCCGGTGAAATCCGAAGGGGATTTGGTTTTAGACAAGCCTTTATATGAAATGGGGATTACGGGTATTTTTACCAAAACCTTAGATGTGGCGATGATCAATAAAAAAGTGGACATTGCTGTACATTCAATGAAAGATGTACCAACTGCTTTACCGCAAGGTATTGTACAGGCTGCTGTATTACAACGCGCAAATACAGTGGATATTTTACTACACAAAGGAGATACTTCCTTTTTAGATCCAGCAGTAGAAGCGATTGTAGCAACGGGAAGCTTAAGAAGAAAAGCACAGTGGCTGAATCGTTTTCCTAAACACACACTCGTGGATTTAAGAGGAAATGTCAATACGAGAATGCAAAAATTGGCGGATAATGAAGCCTGGAAAGGAGCAATTTTTGCTTCTGCAGGTCTTGATCGCATCAAAAAGAAACCCAAAGGATTTATTAACTTAGATTGGATGATTCCAGCACCTGCTCAAGGGGCAATGGTGGTGGTAGCCATGGCAGATGATTCTTTTGCTTTGGATGCTTTACGTCAATTAAATGATTATGAGGCAGAAATGACGACGCATATTGAACGTCAATTCTTGCGCACATTAGAAGGTGGATGTACAGCGCCAATTGGAGCTATCGCTACTTATAACCAAAAGGAAGAAACGATTGATTTTACAGGAGTTCTTTTGTCTTTAGATGGAAAAGAAAAGTTTGAAATCAATAAGACAGTGCCAATCCAAGAGTGGAAAAAACTGGGATTCTTTGCTGCACAAGAACTTTTGGCTAATGGAGGACAAGCGTTGATGGAAAAACTGCGTCAAGAATTAAAACGATAA
- a CDS encoding AraC family transcriptional regulator produces the protein MSPIEEINIDPEFSVYKIDNTSPQPYSFHKEIGTDIIQFYFCLKGSGQFIYNHGAYTLDLPEEKSLLLYNPQKQLPVHLEIKSQSAIICLMIPIKKFHSLFSSEAEFIGFLTEENKEKKYYTEEKITPAIAIVLTQMLNASMHPSVKNLFYKGKTYELLSLVFNYNEEQNIDNCPFLSDEEDVLKIKQAKDIIIQQMTEPPTLQELADQIGLNIKKLKIGFKQIYGDSVFSFLFDYKMEYARKLLDEGNYNVNEVGLKIGYSSASHFISAFKKKYGITPKKYLMSINSNNQ, from the coding sequence ATGAGTCCCATAGAAGAAATTAATATAGATCCCGAATTTTCGGTTTACAAAATAGACAATACTAGTCCGCAGCCCTACAGTTTCCACAAGGAAATCGGCACGGATATTATCCAATTTTACTTTTGTTTAAAAGGCAGTGGACAGTTTATTTACAACCATGGAGCCTATACGTTGGATTTACCTGAAGAGAAATCATTGCTTTTGTATAATCCTCAAAAACAATTGCCCGTTCACTTAGAGATAAAGAGTCAATCGGCGATTATTTGTTTGATGATTCCCATTAAAAAATTCCACTCTTTATTTTCATCTGAAGCAGAATTTATTGGCTTTCTAACGGAAGAAAACAAAGAGAAGAAGTACTATACGGAAGAAAAGATTACCCCTGCCATTGCCATTGTACTGACACAAATGCTCAATGCATCCATGCATCCTTCAGTAAAGAATTTATTCTATAAAGGGAAAACTTACGAATTACTCAGCCTTGTTTTCAACTATAACGAGGAACAAAATATAGATAACTGTCCTTTTTTATCGGATGAAGAAGATGTACTTAAGATTAAACAAGCCAAAGACATCATCATTCAACAAATGACAGAACCACCAACACTACAAGAACTAGCGGATCAGATTGGATTAAATATCAAAAAACTCAAAATCGGATTCAAACAGATTTACGGCGATTCGGTATTCAGTTTTTTATTTGATTATAAGATGGAATATGCACGCAAATTACTAGATGAAGGTAATTACAATGTAAACGAAGTTGGTTTAAAGATTGGGTATAGTTCTGCCAGTCATTTTATCTCTGCTTTTAAAAAGAAATACGGCATCACGCCAAAAAAATATTTAATGTCAATTAATTCAAACAATCAATAA
- the hemA gene encoding glutamyl-tRNA reductase, whose amino-acid sequence MEKIDKVKSATFYAVGLSYKKADAEMRGKFSLSETAKENLLCQAKEEGIESLIVISTCNRTEIYGFAQHPFELIKLLCDNSNGTVDDFRQVAYVCKNNEAIRHLFRVGTGLDSQILGDFEIISQIRNGFVLAKEQGLTTNYFERLVNAVIQASKRIKNETELSSGATSVSFAAVQYIMDHVSAISEKNILLFGTGKIGRNTCENLVKHTHNDHIVLINRTKERALEVAGKFNLVVKDYDNLEEEISKSDVLVVATGAQQPTIDLTKLQLDKPLTILDLSIPKNVDPAVVSHPMVELIHMDDLSKMTDKTIERRKEFIPLAEEIIDEVMSEFVAWTKMRKFAPTIHALKTRLEQIKDGEIDYHRKKYENFDSEQAEVLTMRIIQKITTHFANHLRQEETVVDDSIEWIEKVFQLDTRQNG is encoded by the coding sequence ATGGAAAAAATAGATAAGGTCAAATCAGCTACTTTTTATGCAGTTGGGTTAAGCTACAAAAAAGCGGATGCCGAGATGAGAGGAAAGTTTAGTTTGAGTGAGACGGCCAAAGAAAATCTATTATGTCAAGCGAAAGAAGAAGGAATAGAAAGTCTAATCGTTATCTCTACGTGTAACCGAACGGAGATTTATGGTTTTGCTCAACATCCTTTTGAATTGATCAAACTATTGTGTGATAATAGTAATGGTACGGTTGACGATTTCCGACAAGTAGCCTATGTATGCAAGAATAATGAGGCAATCCGCCATTTATTCCGCGTAGGTACTGGTTTGGATAGCCAAATTTTAGGTGACTTCGAGATTATTAGTCAAATCCGCAATGGTTTTGTATTGGCGAAAGAGCAAGGATTGACAACCAACTACTTTGAACGTTTAGTGAATGCGGTAATTCAAGCAAGTAAACGCATTAAGAACGAAACCGAACTAAGTTCAGGCGCTACCTCTGTTTCTTTTGCAGCGGTACAATATATTATGGACCATGTTTCTGCTATTTCCGAAAAGAACATCTTGTTGTTCGGAACAGGTAAAATTGGACGTAATACTTGTGAAAACTTAGTAAAACATACACATAACGACCATATTGTCTTAATTAATAGAACCAAAGAACGCGCATTAGAAGTTGCGGGAAAATTCAATTTGGTGGTGAAAGACTACGATAATTTAGAAGAAGAAATCAGCAAATCGGATGTTTTGGTCGTGGCAACAGGTGCGCAACAACCAACGATTGATTTAACGAAGCTGCAGCTGGATAAACCCTTAACGATACTGGATTTATCTATTCCTAAAAACGTTGATCCTGCAGTTGTTTCTCATCCTATGGTGGAGTTAATCCACATGGACGATTTGTCAAAAATGACAGATAAAACGATTGAGAGAAGAAAAGAATTTATTCCGCTTGCGGAAGAAATTATTGATGAAGTGATGTCGGAATTTGTCGCTTGGACGAAGATGAGAAAGTTTGCTCCGACGATTCATGCCCTAAAAACGCGATTAGAACAAATAAAAGATGGGGAAATTGACTACCATCGAAAAAAATATGAGAACTTTGATAGTGAACAAGCTGAAGTACTAACAATGCGTATTATTCAGAAGATCACAACACACTTTGCTAATCATCTTCGACAGGAGGAAACAGTTGTAGATGATAGCATTGAATGGATAGAAAAAGTTTTTCAATTAGATACAAGACAAAATGGATAG
- a CDS encoding uroporphyrinogen-III synthase, which translates to MPTVLSTRLLSDAHRQLLQTADVQWMEEDFIAIIPQEFAVETVRDIVVFTSQNAVKSVLNNTKAAVLKTKPAICVGVKTKALLEQEGWEVLAWTHYAKELTAIIERDFKNKSFSFCCGNIRREVLPTFFRQHNLVFDEYEAYQTVKQPHQIQQKIDGICFYSPSGIESFLQNNSITTEVCFCIGDTTADALKEITTQVVVASQPTIEATLLACLAYYK; encoded by the coding sequence ATGCCTACAGTTTTATCAACGCGCCTATTGAGTGATGCGCATCGTCAACTCCTACAAACAGCTGATGTGCAGTGGATGGAAGAGGACTTTATTGCCATAATTCCTCAAGAATTTGCCGTTGAAACTGTGCGTGATATTGTCGTGTTTACCAGTCAAAATGCGGTAAAAAGCGTTTTGAATAACACGAAGGCAGCAGTGCTGAAAACCAAACCCGCGATTTGTGTAGGAGTGAAAACCAAAGCCTTATTAGAGCAAGAAGGATGGGAGGTACTCGCTTGGACACATTATGCCAAAGAATTAACAGCAATAATTGAACGCGATTTTAAAAATAAAAGCTTTTCTTTTTGTTGTGGAAATATTCGACGTGAAGTATTGCCTACATTTTTTAGACAACACAACCTTGTTTTTGATGAATATGAAGCCTATCAAACGGTTAAACAACCCCATCAAATACAACAAAAAATAGATGGAATCTGTTTTTATAGCCCATCGGGTATCGAGAGCTTTTTACAAAACAATTCCATCACAACGGAAGTTTGCTTTTGTATCGGTGATACAACAGCAGATGCACTGAAAGAGATTACAACACAGGTAGTGGTAGCCAGTCAACCGACAATAGAAGCTACCTTATTGGCTTGTTTAGCATATTATAAATAG
- a CDS encoding sensor histidine kinase, whose product MKDKFFLKSFSLQNRIFFSLIFLSIISSILISAVSVYQFKEEARTYHQYRLERKEGSITENINYILTTTPYELNTENLPLIFKDKIHELASIHNTELHIHDLEGKLLLSSKGSFSIDGEQSNIPIIILKTIKSSPNKRFVDIEEVDHTRIRTAYRYLKDQKFKPLGIIKIPYAEETEFYESEVRNFMYKFGQVYIIMLIMSIAISYFLSNYITQSLNKLSIKMTSTKLGQKNEKIEDISTSKEISNLINAYNDMVEKLDETYQRLAQNEREQAWREMAKQVAHEIKNPLTPMRLTVQSFERKFDPTDPDIISKLKDYSAVLIGQIDTMSSVATAFSSFASMPAQQNETLDVIKTIRISLDIFTEDFIYFEHEDKEIIAIIDQTQLIRIITNLVKNAIQAIPDSNPSPIVVVKAYQDDTNIIISVTDNGAGVAIADKTKIFEPKFTTKTSGMGLGLGIIKNIVENYEGTITFETEAGKGTTFTVTLPLTK is encoded by the coding sequence ATGAAAGACAAGTTTTTTTTAAAAAGTTTCTCCCTTCAAAATAGAATATTTTTTTCTCTAATTTTTTTAAGTATCATATCCTCTATATTGATATCCGCTGTTTCAGTGTATCAATTTAAGGAGGAGGCACGTACTTATCACCAATACCGATTAGAACGAAAAGAAGGTTCAATTACGGAAAACATCAATTACATTTTGACGACGACTCCTTATGAATTGAACACCGAGAACCTTCCTCTTATTTTTAAAGACAAAATACACGAACTTGCTTCCATTCACAATACGGAATTACACATCCACGACCTCGAGGGTAAATTACTACTCTCTTCTAAAGGGAGCTTCTCTATTGATGGAGAACAATCGAATATTCCGATTATCATTTTAAAAACCATTAAATCTTCGCCAAACAAGCGCTTTGTCGATATAGAAGAAGTGGATCATACGCGTATTCGAACCGCTTATCGCTACCTCAAAGATCAAAAATTCAAACCTCTAGGAATCATTAAGATTCCCTACGCAGAGGAAACTGAATTTTATGAAAGTGAAGTGCGCAACTTCATGTATAAATTTGGACAAGTGTACATTATTATGTTAATCATGTCCATCGCTATTTCTTACTTTTTATCCAATTACATTACGCAGAGTTTGAATAAGCTGAGTATCAAAATGACCAGCACCAAACTAGGACAAAAAAATGAGAAGATCGAAGATATCTCTACAAGTAAAGAGATTTCGAACTTGATCAATGCCTACAACGATATGGTTGAAAAACTAGATGAAACCTATCAGCGTTTGGCACAAAATGAAAGAGAACAGGCTTGGCGAGAAATGGCGAAGCAAGTAGCACATGAAATTAAGAATCCGCTAACGCCAATGCGCTTAACGGTTCAGAGTTTTGAGCGTAAATTTGACCCTACCGATCCAGATATCATCAGCAAACTCAAGGACTACTCCGCTGTCCTAATTGGACAAATCGATACGATGTCTTCGGTTGCCACCGCATTCTCAAGCTTTGCCTCAATGCCTGCACAGCAAAATGAAACGCTAGACGTCATTAAAACGATTCGCATTTCTTTGGATATCTTTACGGAAGATTTTATCTACTTTGAACACGAAGACAAAGAAATCATCGCCATTATTGATCAGACACAACTTATCCGTATTATTACTAATTTAGTAAAGAATGCAATTCAGGCGATTCCAGATAGCAATCCTAGTCCGATTGTTGTTGTAAAAGCCTATCAAGATGACACAAACATCATTATTTCCGTTACAGATAACGGAGCTGGAGTTGCTATTGCGGATAAGACGAAGATATTCGAACCGAAATTTACCACCAAAACAAGTGGAATGGGACTTGGCCTGGGGATTATCAAAAATATTGTAGAAAATTATGAAGGAACCATTACCTTTGAAACTGAAGCTGGTAAGGGAACAACTTTTACCGTAACTTTACCGCTGACCAAATAA